The window tgttcaaaacattttaatacttacagttcatatacatacaaatacttacatttcatatacgtacaaatacttgcatacaaattaagacactaaaatacttatgatctcaccagctttaaagttgatactctctttcaaaataacttgtatcctcaggtcaacagtagacatgtactgatgcaaggtttagagaaaatGGTGCTCGTTCACGTCTATGTTCCCTTTTTACCCTCACTCTCTCCCTCTCCCTATCCCTGTCACCACCTctgtctctttctctttctctttctctatcTTTATCTCTACCCTTTCCATTTATGTCCTCCCTGCTCCTATCTTTATCCCTATCTATGTCTCTTGTTTCACGGGTACCCCTTTGTTTGTCTCTATCACTCCTAATCCCATCTTTTGGAGATGAACGATGGTGAGAAGAGCGTCTCAACATCCTCTTCTAATGGAGCCCTGCAATATTTATATTCATGTACATTCTCATGTTATGCATTCTCTCTCATATATGATATATCCAAATCCAAATGCGAATCAAATGGAAATGCTAACCTGTCTTACTCCCAAGGTTGCTTACAATGGTGTCATCTTCTCATAAGGAACCTACAACCTCATATTCAGATCATTCTTAACTCTATATGTATGATAATAAGTAAAATTGTGTATTTAATTATTACCTTGGCTGTCACAAGCTCCCATAAAACAATCACAAAACTGAAAACATCCGCCTTTTCAtcatattgttgatgatttctaaCCTGCAAACCACGACAATACATAAGTAGCTCCATTCATCATGGTAAATTTAGAGTTTAGAGGATGATTCACAAATTAGTTAGGGTTTATCAGTGAAAAAGGAAATATCTTCAAATATTGTATGTTCCAGTCTTTGCTGTCATAACTCCCCCTTGACTCAGAAACCTGGCAACCCCAAAATCTGCCACCTTCACAACctaaaattaaaatgttaaattaaatttaaaaaaacagAGATTTATATTGTTTAAGATTTGGCTCCACACTAGCCTTTATACGCTCATATGCTGCCTATAAGataatccaaaatccaaaacacatgataAGCATATTACAACAATTATTGTGATGGTTAATATAGGggtttaaaaaataaaacttaaCTCATCAACATATTTGTAAAACCTAACATGAATATTTAAACCAAATTGCTTCTAAGTTTCAaacataaataaaagaaattaaaaaaaaagacttATAGCACACTAAATGTACCTTCACCTGTTGATTCTGCCAACACCGACACACCACATGAAGCCACCATGACTATCCTTGAACCTTAAAAGAATATCTGTGATCAAATGCAATCGAATGTTAATCATGAGAAACTGAAGTATAAATAAATTGTATCTCATTTTAATCATAGGAATTGAAACCGATATTAAAGTTGGTGTTAGCAGTGATTCATGATTAATTAATAACTTATATTTCACAAGTTCTACAGTATTCAAcatgttaaatgatttttttttctggaTATATAGAAGGAAGGTTGAAAGGAAAGCTTGACCATGTCCAGGGGCATTTCTGGTAAAAAATCATCACCATAGTGAATTTTACCTTAAGACCCTCACTCTACATAATGTTCTTAGTCATGGCCATGTCCATTTTAATTCAGGAGGGTATTCCTGTAATTTTGTGCAACAACATTAAAAGTGGTCAGTAGCTTTAGATTTTGCCTCCCAGACCTTAGCTTCCCGACTAGTAAAATCAGTGGGAGCAACATTTGGGTCTCGGGTTCCCTCCTCTTCATCAGAGCCAGTATGGGACCTTTTGTTTTCCCCCCAGACCCACTTGTGATTAACTCAAATAAAGATACTATTTCTTATAAAATCAAGGTTCCTGTATAAAAAACAAGCTGTGAACTGTGTGAAATGCATGAAAGAACTTAGTTACCTTCAAAATAAAAGGTCATCATATCGTTTTAAATATGTTTTCAGAACTTTCGACTATACTGTTCTGCTTAGCTTCTACATCATTACttcaagaaaatatatttttttagaaagTTAGCATTTAGAGATTGAAACAATTGACTGAAATTGCAAACAATCAAATCAAAAGAGCTAAGAAAAAGGAAGGTATCTTCAAACAAAGAACAATCACAGATTCTAAAGAAGGAATAAATAGATTGAAATGAAATGAAAGATAGTCTCATAAAGGTAATGGAATGAAAAAAATTAGAGAGTGAAGAGTGAAGTTGGATTTGTACcagttttagggtttccttcggttACTCCCTTCACATCTCCGACAAACTTCATCTATagaggagagagatgagagaaaaccTGGTAGAGGGAGCGAGATGAGAAGGTGGATGCATCAATTAGGGAGAAAACAAACTTAGAGAGTGAAGAGTAAACTCGGATTTAGGAGAAGCACCATTTTTAGGGAGAAATCGAACCAGTTGGTCTTCATTGTTGATCTTATTTGCCGCCATTGTTGGCTCCTGAATAGAGAGAAAGGGTAGGGCTTAGGGTGATTTGAAGAGTTGTAGTCGCATGTGTGTAGAGGTGAGACTCAGCTCGCTGACGAGGTGAGGTGAGACCGAGGTTGCCGATGAGGCTGATCAGGTCGTTGATTGGAAAGCACTCGTGAGGAATGGAAAATCGTTTTGAATTATAGGGTTTGTAAACGTGGAGAGTCGTTGTAGATGGAGTAGGGTAGAGGTGAAGAGGAGTGAGCGGGgtacttcaaaattttgggggattttccCCCTTTAGCTATTAATGAAGGATCAGACTCGCGTTCTTACAACACAGAACGAAGCCAACATAAAACCATGTTTCTGGTGGTGGCGGCTGCTAGGTTTTACAGAGAGAAGGAGGGGAGAAAATGAAGGTCATCGGCAAGTGGAGACGAATGAATGAGCGGGTCCTCCAAAAATTTGGGGATTTTTGTCGATCGATCATTTCCCGCCTAAAaggcgtgtttcattaaaaatttATAAAGTGACATACTTACATGAtgcacattttataaaaaggcgccctccgcatttccttttttttcttttctaacactaattttagggcacgcacaaatgcgtgtcttctatccttcaaattttgcaaaactgacactATTTTTTAGGGCACCCACAAATGCACGCCCTCTAtcggcgagtgtcattgtttgtgtgtcattaaagggttgttttctagtagtgaattgatgtgtttagttatgttctatgtcagacgaatcagaaatcgggaaacaaattgcaggacaataagtatgactatgttccatgtgtttgtccgcatagatatcttgagaacagaggagtatatgatcacttatgTGAAGGACACGTCACTGACTAGTTCAGAGTTGGACAACAacttttgaaagcttacgattgctaagtcaGATCCTGAAGTGCATaagcagtaatagttattagacttatcaaagtggaagactgttggatttggtgtctaagcccatatataactataattggtatctacttcacccgattgtagcatgatccttttgggttgccttcaccagtgcaattgataggatgaattttgagaataaggttatctatggtttattaatatattacaagtataatatgttaatacgggattatttaattagtattgatcaagaattaatttattaattttgtgatcaaaagagactaattaaatatatatggggattgattatgtaaatcaatcattcttgtagtgtgggctaatgatccatgattgtgggctaaactaatccatggatagtccatggaggttaaatccatggagcataagaatgtggaaagtcatggattATTAGGGTTTACCAAGTGTAACCCTAGTATGTCCAACACTATAAATAAAATCCTTCATAGACCAAAATCGGTTGTCTCTTCTCTTTGAGATAAATAGATTATTCtcttaaatcatcctcttgcatatttgtgtttgtgaaccattagaagcatcacacttgaggtgttcAAGCTTTCAAGGGTCAAGAACCATAAGTCctcaaaaaggtatgtcatctatctAGATGTTTTATTCAATTGGCAATTCCTATActagttaggacaatgctttAGACGAATtgaaaatatgtatttataatagagaaaacatagatccaaagcatttagggttgcatgtgcagcatatgagtgttatagtgctcaaaacccaacagaaggcACCAACGCCGACCTACTGGATTGTGTTACGTAGAATGCTAgctatctttgtgactcttgcatgtatgattgggttgaaatatactaAAGGTTGGGCCTATTATTGTATATTGGGctgaaatataccccagggctAGGCCCATTATTGTATGTTGTTTTGAAATGTACCCCATGGTTGGGCCCATTATTGTATGTTGGTTTGAAATATACCCTAGCGCTAGGACCTAGTGTTGGGCCCATTATTGCATATTGAGTTGAGATATACCCCAAGGTTGGGCCCATTATTATatgttgggttgaaatatacgcCATGGTTAGGCCTATTATTGTATGTTGGATTGGAATATACCTCGGGCTAGGCCCAATGATATGCatggtatgttgtattttggagaagtcactaagctttgtagttacaatttatgtttaatatatttttaaGTGCTTTTGGTTTCAAAGGACGGTCCTGCCTTGGGTATACTTCATCCCATAGAGATTTATTCTACACTGAATATTTACGAGTTACTCTCATGTTTTGAGAACAATAATATTTTGATCGTCTTTGAGATAATGAATGAATTGTTTTTGACGTgaaaattttaattaatatttttgggttgttttagATACATCGTATGGGTTGATCTTACATTTGAAGATTCAACATTTTGTTACATTTGGTTCACTCCATTCCATTGGAATGAACGATTCCATTCTTCCCTGATTCCATCATAGAAACACTATCCAGAAAAAAATGTAGAaaattagtaaatccataaaaaggtcaaaatattatatatttgaaTTGACCATGGTTGGATGGAAGTGAGATGGGATCTTAAGCTAAACCCATTCATTTAAGACGAGTTTTTTTCATtgatattttataatttattacttTTCATTTGTGTTATAATTGTTTGGTTTATTCCTATtttccaattttccaaattaggtgTGATTTAGTGGTTGTTGTAAGTTAGATAATCAGGTGTGACTTGAATTATGATATTAATGATTAAGAGAGTGAAATATTGGTGGTTCTAATGATGGTGATGCTGTTTTTCATATTTGTAAAGATCTTCTTATTACTCAATCTTGTGATCCTATAGGTTTATTAATTGAGTTTGTATATTCATCATTTCTTGAAAATGTCAACAATCCAAATTATTTTAAGAAAGAGCAATACTTGCACCAAAAAATGAAGTCGTTGAAGAAATAAATGATCATCTACTtttgttgttgatttgtttcCTGGAGAACAAAAAGAATACATCAGTTCAGATATCATCAGCCAATAAGAGTTTATTCACAATTAATATGACGACAATTTATATTCACATGCTATACTAGATGGGCTTCAAATCTAAAATTCAGAGTCAATCATTGTCAAATGTTGGGTTGTTGTTATGAGAACTAGTTTTCTTACACCTTCACTTATATATTGCTTTATCTAgagtaaaaaacataaattattgaAGTTACTGATTTCAGATAAGGATGATAATTTGACCAATAAAACTTCCAATGGTGTGTATATTTCAAAATCTATGTTAATATGTTTATTTTACTTATCAAAATAAGACATGATCACATACGATCGAGAATACGTTGCATTTTTCTacaattatttttttttgtataaattttttAATCATGCCAACCGTGGATTCTACGAGTTATAACCTAATGTGTTTgtatgtgtgtctatatatatatatatatatatatatatatatatatatatatatatatatatatatatatatatatatatatatatatatatatatatatatatatatatatataggatatagatcaggtaagaaattttttttagtaggaaggtaagaagttttttttttctacatatttttttgacgaacaaaaaaaaatgaatcactagatgattcatttgtaagatgattcacaagaaaaatttttcaaaaaaacatcTAGATGATTTATTTTAAAGTAAATTatgaaaaaattcacttttatgacaattttaatggataacaacaaaatcattatataaatgaatcatcgagatgtttttttgagaattttttcttgtgaatcatcttataaatgaattatctaatgattcattttgtttgttcgcgaaaaaaatatgtagaaaaaaaacttcttaccttcctaccaaaaatttccttcttatttgatcttgactctatatatatatatatatatatatatatatatatatatatatatatatatatatatatatatatatatatataaagttttttttttgttttttttaaatatagtgGTTACCCATCTTTCTTTGTTCTTAACTTTCTCTCTCCATCTTTCTTTGTTCTTACCTTTCTCTGTGTATCCAAATTTAACTTTCTTTCTTTGCATTGCACATCAAGACTTTAATGGGTTGGTTTAACCTTCAATTCTTAGTTTTTTTTGTTAGGGTTAACAACCTAGACGGGTAATAAAATTTGGTTTTTATCCATATTGAGATAATCATATTTTTTTCGTATACATCTGACCATTTAAGCTTGTTTGACATGTTGAAAATAGGGTAATATGACTGATAATTACCGATGATATTACCCTATTATGAACAAGTTCAACAAGTATACCGATCAAATGTGTACGAAATAAACATAGTTAACTGAATAAAgacaaaaaccaaagtttatTAGCCGTTTTAGTAATATTGAGTTCTTTATATTAAATGCAAGCAGTCATATGACACACTTATGCGCCATGGAATTGGGCTATCATTGTTGATCTAAAGAAGGTGTCGTTAGTGAGTTCCCGACTTGATTCCTAGCTACATTAACCGCCAAGCCTAACCTAATTGTCCATTAACTCAGACCTATAAATAGAATACCCTCTCTATGAGGAGGATATATATTTCCTAAAGATGAGCCTACAGTATATACTATATACATACAATATCCCTATCAAGATGGTTCTCCATAAGAAGAAACCATCTCCTCTTACATATCGATGTAACTTGATTTTCAGAGCTTGTTCACATGGCACAATCCTTGAaacgattctaatatttttgttttttcatgGCATCTAGGAATCAAATTTGGAACTCGTTAATGTTACCTACTCGAGGCATGATACCTCTGATTCAGTTGGTCTTATGAGTATTTGCATTTAGTATAAAAAATCTAATATCACCAAAATAGGtaagaaacttttatttttatacacatttagATAACTAtgtttttttctatatatttgACCAATAAATTTATTTAATCTGTCTATAATAGGATATTATTATGGGTAACTACTTATTTTGAAAAATCCAACAAATTTACTGATCATATATAAACAATTGCCTAAATATATAAATACCAAAATTTATTATCTTATTAAATCATAAACCTTTTTctgttatatttattaataaaatagaCGCATTTTTATCATTTTgcactttttattattattatattaattatattGATGGACCCATTTTATCATTTGGCCAGGCTCAAGTGACGCATAGGTGGAGGCACCGCTCCTATTATTATATCTAGTGAAATTGAAAAAGAAGCCATAGAAAC of the Lactuca sativa cultivar Salinas chromosome 6, Lsat_Salinas_v11, whole genome shotgun sequence genome contains:
- the LOC128126773 gene encoding splicing factor U2af large subunit B-like — encoded protein: MLRRSSHHRSSPKDGIRSDRDKQRGTRETRDIDRDKDRSREDINGKGRDKDRERERERDRGGDRDRERERVRVKREHRRERAPFSLNLASETVCRRRDLFPLGNEKDHLSKNEIRRVHSVRALGLSLKEKEAGNNTIAKSKES